Proteins encoded by one window of Swingsia samuiensis:
- a CDS encoding LL-diaminopimelate aminotransferase has translation MTEEFHRIRRLPPYVFAEVNKAKAAARTAGEDIIDLGMGNPDSAPPEHVIKKLTETLTNPRVHGYSVSRGIPGLRRAMADYYERRFNVSLNPETEVIATLGSKEGLANLAAAITSPGDTILVPNPSYPIHQFGFIIAGASVRSIPATPDENMLRALERAVRHSVPKPTALIVNFPSNPTAYVANLDFYKELVAFARREEIWILSDLAYSEIYFNENEPPPSLLAVPGAKDIAVEFTSMSKTYSMAGWRMGFAVGNPKLIQALTRIKSYLDYGAFTPIQVASVAALNGPQDYVTDIRAMYKERRDVLLRGLNAAGWHVPSPAGSMFAWGAIPEQFAEMGSVAFSKLLLKEAGVAVAPGLGFGEHGEGFVRIGLVENTQRLRQATRAIKSFMNRHGAGASKSELLGAASS, from the coding sequence ATGACCGAAGAGTTCCACCGTATTCGTCGCTTACCGCCCTATGTTTTTGCTGAAGTCAACAAGGCCAAAGCAGCGGCACGTACAGCCGGTGAAGATATTATCGATCTTGGCATGGGAAACCCTGATAGTGCTCCTCCCGAGCATGTCATTAAGAAACTCACAGAAACACTCACGAACCCTCGCGTTCATGGATATTCTGTAAGCCGCGGCATTCCAGGCCTTCGTCGCGCTATGGCGGATTATTACGAACGCCGTTTCAACGTCTCTCTCAATCCAGAAACAGAAGTAATAGCCACTCTTGGTTCAAAAGAAGGCTTAGCCAACCTTGCTGCGGCCATTACGAGCCCCGGCGATACCATTTTGGTTCCAAATCCTTCTTATCCTATCCATCAGTTTGGCTTCATCATTGCAGGCGCTTCTGTTCGCTCCATTCCTGCAACACCTGACGAAAACATGCTTCGCGCTTTGGAAAGAGCCGTCCGCCACTCAGTTCCCAAACCAACCGCTTTGATTGTGAATTTTCCGTCCAATCCAACAGCCTATGTCGCTAACCTGGATTTTTATAAGGAACTTGTCGCCTTTGCCCGTCGGGAAGAAATCTGGATTTTATCTGATCTGGCTTACAGCGAAATTTACTTCAATGAAAACGAGCCTCCCCCATCACTACTTGCTGTTCCGGGCGCAAAAGACATCGCTGTGGAATTCACATCCATGTCTAAAACATATTCTATGGCAGGGTGGCGCATGGGATTCGCCGTTGGTAATCCAAAGCTTATTCAGGCTTTAACGCGTATTAAATCCTATCTGGATTATGGCGCCTTTACCCCTATCCAAGTAGCATCCGTCGCTGCTTTGAATGGTCCACAAGATTACGTTACAGATATTCGGGCCATGTATAAAGAAAGACGGGATGTCCTTCTGCGTGGGCTAAATGCTGCCGGATGGCACGTTCCTTCTCCCGCAGGCTCTATGTTTGCATGGGGCGCTATTCCAGAACAGTTTGCTGAGATGGGAAGTGTGGCTTTCTCCAAGCTCTTGTTAAAAGAAGCAGGAGTTGCTGTTGCACCCGGCCTTGGTTTTGGTGAACATGGGGAAGGCTTTGTTCGGATTGGCCTTGTGGAAAATACACAACGCCTCCGCCAAGCCACACGTGCTATTAAATCATTCATGAACCGGCATGGGGCCGGTGCATCTAAATCTGAACTTCTAGGAGCTGCATCATCGTGA
- a CDS encoding OmpA family protein, which translates to MHPDKTVKFRVSTLPTILLLAITPLFSACHNQDGVDTTAKWWHDMQGGEIDKLRPPPPGADAPYPHIGRTPTSSPEFPSREARADLTLQLEAQRNVAQRESAANGTLAFTPKPIPAPPKATPASDNQNSLTMTTVGQPNPPPTPASSTASTLTPAAPPPPPKVVKKDIQPAPEAELPKVVQTSIPPTPPGEFPKIGAAPPPAPRFAGFNIPRDAIVRESIHPDFDTSTPDGVLIRFQPTTDHLVGNEDKEFQRIISQRGNQQITIVGFGATMSADAGLSIADQTREITLGLLRAKTVAAALMQRGVPASAILLRAEAIGDGVRVQNGG; encoded by the coding sequence ATGCATCCCGACAAGACGGTAAAATTCAGAGTTAGTACACTCCCAACCATTTTGTTGTTGGCGATTACTCCTCTTTTTTCTGCATGTCATAATCAAGATGGCGTCGATACTACAGCCAAATGGTGGCACGATATGCAAGGTGGAGAAATCGACAAATTGCGCCCACCACCACCGGGTGCAGACGCTCCTTATCCTCACATCGGGCGTACACCGACATCCTCACCTGAATTTCCTTCCCGTGAAGCACGGGCTGATTTAACGCTTCAACTTGAAGCCCAGCGTAATGTTGCACAGCGTGAAAGCGCTGCGAACGGAACATTAGCCTTCACACCTAAACCGATACCCGCTCCACCAAAAGCAACCCCAGCTTCTGATAATCAAAACAGCTTAACAATGACAACGGTTGGGCAACCCAACCCACCGCCAACACCAGCCTCATCCACGGCTTCCACTCTCACTCCGGCAGCACCGCCACCTCCTCCTAAGGTGGTGAAAAAAGACATTCAGCCAGCACCAGAAGCTGAATTACCAAAAGTTGTACAAACTTCTATTCCGCCAACACCTCCGGGAGAATTCCCAAAAATTGGCGCAGCTCCCCCACCAGCACCTCGCTTTGCAGGGTTTAATATTCCCCGTGATGCCATTGTTCGTGAATCCATTCATCCAGACTTTGACACCTCAACACCAGACGGTGTTCTGATTCGTTTTCAACCAACAACGGACCACCTTGTTGGAAATGAAGATAAAGAATTCCAACGCATCATTTCCCAACGCGGCAATCAACAGATCACAATTGTGGGATTTGGAGCCACTATGTCCGCCGATGCGGGCCTCTCCATTGCCGATCAAACACGGGAAATAACGCTAGGTCTTTTACGTGCAAAAACTGTAGCCGCAGCCCTTATGCAACGCGGTGTTCCTGCCTCAGCAATCCTCCTCAGAGCAGAAGCAATCGGGGATGGAGTTCGCGTTCAAAACGGCGGATAA
- a CDS encoding ATP-dependent Clp protease proteolytic subunit → MKINQLAFSRLDEEPKENDEDKKPETKPAPELENRLFEQRKVLIFGGVDDKLAREITARLLALAGASDKPIDVYVNSPGGHVESGDTIHDMIRFVDSVAPINMIGTGWVASAGALIYAAGRPERRVCLPNTRFLLHQPMGGVRGPATDIDIEAREIIKMRERLNRIFAKETGQTYEKVAKDTDRNYWMSAQEAIEYGLVNRVIHSAADLK, encoded by the coding sequence ATGAAGATAAATCAATTAGCTTTTTCTCGTTTGGATGAAGAACCAAAAGAGAATGATGAGGATAAGAAGCCAGAGACAAAGCCAGCCCCAGAGTTGGAAAATCGGCTGTTTGAACAGCGAAAAGTCCTCATTTTTGGCGGTGTGGATGATAAACTCGCTCGTGAAATTACGGCACGTTTGTTAGCGCTGGCGGGCGCATCAGATAAACCAATCGATGTGTATGTGAACTCTCCAGGAGGGCATGTTGAGAGTGGGGACACCATTCATGACATGATCCGTTTCGTAGATTCGGTCGCGCCGATTAATATGATTGGAACAGGCTGGGTTGCATCTGCTGGGGCTTTAATTTACGCCGCCGGGCGCCCTGAACGCCGTGTGTGTTTGCCTAATACGCGCTTCCTTTTGCATCAACCAATGGGTGGTGTACGCGGCCCTGCAACGGATATTGATATCGAAGCGCGTGAAATTATTAAAATGCGTGAGCGCTTAAATCGTATCTTTGCGAAAGAAACCGGGCAGACTTACGAAAAAGTCGCCAAAGACACAGACCGTAACTACTGGATGTCAGCACAAGAAGCGATTGAATATGGCCTTGTGAACCGTGTCATTCACTCTGCGGCTGATTTGAAGTAA